In Paracoccaceae bacterium Fryx2, a single genomic region encodes these proteins:
- a CDS encoding glycosyltransferase family 4 protein: MKVFMLVTELEDYTIAYANGVAAHVPVTLAVPRRRYAGLTRWFDPAVTVRLMDWPRHRSLANLTFLGALTRLIRAERPSVIHLLSNNTLWLNLAAPFWRPVPLVTTVHDVVVHPGDRETGMIPRRATDMIVRQSGDIVVHGEGLKQLAADRFGKAPGRIHVLSHPVIDRYAAVARTEGLKRQTREGTFTVLLFGRIFAYKGLEVLIRAEALLGRRVPGVRFVIAGRGDDPWMFRSLMGDPARYDIRNRFIEDREVAQLFLDADLVVLPYTEASQSGVMNVAAPFGKPLLVTDVGELRASVEGNGMGLVVPPNDPERLAEAIARLATRPDLRAGLGANAEAWANGPNAPATVGAQAERMYRGILQRKAGGLSDMMESAAARSIAPDGAGHHYRDVASSGDRTLP, encoded by the coding sequence ATGAAGGTTTTCATGCTCGTGACGGAACTGGAAGATTACACCATCGCCTACGCGAACGGGGTGGCTGCCCATGTTCCGGTGACGCTGGCCGTGCCGAGGCGCCGCTATGCCGGGCTGACCCGCTGGTTCGACCCCGCGGTCACTGTCCGGCTGATGGACTGGCCGCGCCATCGCAGCCTGGCCAATCTGACGTTCCTCGGGGCGCTGACCCGCCTGATCCGGGCGGAAAGGCCAAGCGTGATCCACCTGCTCAGCAACAACACGCTGTGGCTCAACCTGGCGGCCCCGTTCTGGCGGCCGGTGCCGCTGGTCACGACGGTGCATGACGTGGTGGTGCACCCCGGCGACCGCGAAACCGGCATGATACCGCGCCGGGCCACCGACATGATCGTGCGCCAGTCCGGCGATATCGTCGTGCATGGCGAGGGCCTGAAGCAGCTTGCCGCCGACCGCTTCGGCAAGGCGCCCGGGCGCATCCACGTGCTGTCCCATCCTGTGATCGACCGCTACGCCGCGGTGGCCCGGACCGAAGGGCTGAAGCGCCAGACCCGGGAGGGCACGTTCACCGTCCTGCTGTTCGGCCGCATCTTCGCCTACAAGGGGCTGGAAGTCCTGATCCGGGCCGAAGCCCTGCTGGGCCGCCGGGTGCCGGGCGTCAGGTTCGTGATCGCCGGGCGCGGCGACGATCCGTGGATGTTCCGGTCGCTGATGGGCGACCCGGCCCGCTATGACATCCGCAACCGGTTCATCGAGGACCGGGAGGTGGCGCAGCTGTTTCTCGACGCCGATCTGGTCGTGCTGCCCTATACCGAGGCGTCGCAAAGCGGCGTGATGAACGTCGCGGCCCCGTTCGGCAAGCCGCTGCTGGTGACCGACGTGGGTGAACTGCGGGCCTCGGTAGAGGGCAACGGCATGGGCCTCGTCGTCCCGCCGAACGACCCCGAACGTCTGGCCGAGGCCATTGCGCGGCTGGCGACCCGCCCCGACCTGCGGGCAGGGCTGGGCGCCAATGCCGAGGCCTGGGCCAACGGGCCGAACGCCCCGGCCACGGTGGGGGCACAAGCCGAAAGGATGTATCGCGGCATCCTCCAAAGGAAGGCGGGGGGCTTATCCGATATGATGGAAAGCGCGGCGGCCAGGTCAATTGCCCCGGATGGCGCGGGACACCATTATCGGGATGTTGCTTCATCCGGGGACCGGACTTTGCCCTGA
- a CDS encoding O-antigen ligase family protein, with translation MTVIGHATGGRAALTWRTLEWWAAGMIVFVQSGAVLPLLMAGPDGGLDDAARAKLRLVALPVYLVAFALLARHPQQLLVALRRNVPFLLLIGLAFLSVMWSISPSFTLKKAVGLVLTLQVSFLIAIRFTPKQFLLLVATVLGVCMVLSLLLVGIAPRLAFMPMDGELRGVFIHKNVLGWATSLSVLVAVVLVVDSSLGLRRVGVPLLVVSCACLALSGSMTSVLAVAAALVLTWYFRLLTRSHGFTRILLFIAFPQIAIVLMFLLGEYLVPFLEAIGKDATLTGRVPLWHLADAQIAQRPMLGHGFSAFWSPASGEAWLIRERIGWMAPHAHSGYRDTLLSLGFVGAGLTAYVIVRALCQGVALHLCEPRNGWIWLNVLIGMFLIMNLSETLLLSANDFPWIIFAAGLIMISLRFPDRPGGGRHGR, from the coding sequence ATGACGGTCATCGGACATGCAACGGGCGGCAGGGCTGCGCTGACCTGGCGGACGCTGGAATGGTGGGCGGCCGGAATGATCGTGTTCGTGCAGTCGGGGGCGGTCCTGCCGCTGCTGATGGCGGGGCCGGACGGCGGGCTTGACGACGCGGCGCGGGCAAAGCTCCGGCTGGTGGCGCTGCCGGTCTATCTGGTGGCATTCGCCCTGCTGGCACGGCACCCGCAGCAACTGCTGGTCGCGCTGCGCCGCAACGTGCCGTTTCTGCTGCTGATCGGCCTCGCGTTCCTGTCGGTCATGTGGTCGATCAGCCCGTCGTTCACGCTCAAGAAGGCGGTCGGTCTGGTCCTGACGCTGCAGGTATCCTTCCTGATCGCCATCAGGTTCACGCCGAAACAGTTCCTGCTGCTGGTTGCGACGGTCCTGGGTGTCTGCATGGTGCTCAGCCTTCTTCTGGTCGGCATCGCGCCAAGGCTTGCCTTCATGCCGATGGACGGCGAGCTTCGCGGGGTGTTCATCCACAAGAACGTGCTGGGCTGGGCCACCAGCCTGTCCGTGCTGGTGGCCGTCGTTCTGGTGGTCGACAGTTCCCTCGGCCTGCGCAGGGTGGGGGTGCCGCTGCTGGTGGTCAGTTGCGCCTGCCTGGCTCTGTCGGGCTCGATGACCTCGGTTCTGGCGGTCGCCGCCGCGCTGGTGCTGACGTGGTACTTCCGGCTGTTGACGCGCAGCCACGGGTTCACGCGGATATTGCTGTTCATTGCCTTCCCCCAGATCGCGATCGTGCTGATGTTCCTTCTGGGTGAATATCTTGTCCCGTTTCTGGAGGCGATCGGCAAGGATGCCACCCTGACCGGCAGGGTGCCGCTGTGGCATCTGGCCGATGCCCAGATCGCGCAGCGGCCGATGCTTGGCCACGGGTTCTCGGCGTTCTGGAGCCCGGCAAGCGGCGAGGCGTGGCTGATCCGGGAAAGGATCGGCTGGATGGCGCCCCATGCCCACAGCGGGTATCGCGACACCTTGCTCAGCCTCGGGTTCGTGGGGGCGGGCCTGACGGCATACGTGATCGTCCGCGCCCTGTGTCAGGGGGTGGCGCTGCACCTGTGCGAACCGCGGAACGGCTGGATCTGGCTGAACGTGCTGATCGGGATGTTCCTGATCATGAACCTGTCGGAAACCCTGCTGCTGTCGGCCAACGATTTTCCATGGATCATCTTTGCCGCCGGGCTCATCATGATTTCGCTGCGCTTTCCGGACAGGCCGGGGGGCGGGCGACATGGCCGATGA
- a CDS encoding NAD(P)/FAD-dependent oxidoreductase produces the protein MADDPGSGQTAGRRGRVGQRGDAMLVLVVGAGVLGLACARALALAGHDVVVAEAARAIGQGISSRNSEVVHGGMYYPAGSARHRHCIAGRRLLYAFCASHAVPHRRCGKLVVATTPEEEAKVARIHATGIENGVEGLRLIDRAEAQAMEPALSCRSALWSPETGIVDSHAFMLALSADLTDAGGVIALDTPVLAVDRDAAGYSVTFGGAEPGRLTVDALVNAAGLGAQALARRMPFYPENRIPPLVLAKGNYFGYSRRPPFSRLVYPAPVDGGLGIHATLDMAGRMRFGPDVEWVDTEDYRVDPLRAEAFYARIRTYFPGLPDGSLAPDYAGLRPKLTGPGVPAADFRIDGPEAHGMPGLVQLFGIESPGLTASLSIAAEVASACCRSPAPRNPPSDGPGIG, from the coding sequence ATGGCCGATGATCCCGGGTCGGGACAGACCGCGGGGCGCAGGGGTCGGGTGGGACAACGCGGGGATGCGATGCTGGTTCTGGTGGTCGGTGCGGGGGTTCTGGGTCTGGCCTGTGCCAGGGCACTGGCGCTGGCCGGGCATGACGTGGTGGTGGCCGAGGCCGCGCGGGCCATCGGTCAGGGCATCTCGTCGCGCAACAGCGAGGTCGTCCATGGCGGGATGTATTACCCCGCCGGTTCGGCCCGTCATCGCCACTGCATTGCGGGGCGGCGCCTGCTTTATGCCTTTTGCGCAAGCCACGCGGTGCCGCACCGGCGCTGCGGCAAGCTCGTGGTGGCGACCACCCCCGAGGAGGAGGCCAAGGTCGCCCGGATCCATGCCACCGGCATCGAAAACGGGGTCGAGGGTCTGCGGCTGATCGACCGGGCGGAAGCGCAGGCGATGGAACCGGCGCTGTCGTGCCGCTCTGCCCTCTGGTCGCCCGAGACAGGCATCGTCGACAGCCATGCCTTCATGCTTGCCCTGTCCGCCGACCTGACCGACGCCGGGGGCGTGATCGCGCTCGACACGCCGGTGCTTGCGGTGGACCGGGATGCGGCAGGCTATTCCGTGACCTTCGGCGGCGCCGAGCCCGGCCGGTTGACGGTTGACGCCCTGGTGAATGCCGCCGGGCTTGGCGCGCAGGCCCTTGCGCGGCGGATGCCATTCTACCCGGAAAACCGCATTCCGCCGCTGGTTCTGGCCAAGGGAAACTACTTTGGCTACAGCCGCCGCCCGCCGTTCTCGCGGCTGGTCTATCCCGCGCCGGTTGATGGCGGGCTGGGGATCCATGCCACGCTCGACATGGCGGGGCGGATGCGCTTCGGCCCGGATGTGGAATGGGTCGACACCGAGGATTACCGCGTCGATCCGCTGCGCGCCGAGGCGTTCTATGCCCGGATCAGAACATATTTTCCCGGCCTGCCCGACGGGTCGCTGGCGCCCGACTATGCCGGGCTGCGCCCCAAGCTGACCGGACCGGGCGTCCCCGCCGCCGATTTCCGGATTGACGGCCCGGAGGCCCACGGGATGCCCGGCCTTGTGCAGCTTTTCGGCATCGAGAGCCCCGGCCTCACAGCCTCGCTGTCGATCGCGGCAGAGGTTGCGTCGGCCTGCTGCCGAAGCCCCGCACCCCGGAACCCGCCGTCAGACGGGCCAGGGATCGGCTGA
- a CDS encoding TRAP transporter small permease subunit — translation MNGLLALTRAIDKMTEIIGKSVAWLILVAVLVSATNAVIRKVFNVSSNSWLELQWYLFGAAFLLAAAYTLRQNEHIRIDIVYGLFPRRVQHWIDLFGHVFFLMPFVLLMIWYFVPYVSRSVLSGEVSNNSGGLIIWPAKSLLLIGFLLLALQGISEIIKKIAVMRGVIPDPTPFISVHEAAELEAKALVEEIRK, via the coding sequence ATGAACGGGCTGCTTGCCCTGACGCGCGCCATCGACAAGATGACCGAGATCATCGGCAAGTCCGTCGCCTGGCTCATTCTTGTCGCGGTGCTGGTCAGCGCGACCAACGCGGTGATCCGCAAGGTCTTCAACGTCTCGTCGAATTCCTGGCTGGAATTGCAGTGGTATCTGTTCGGCGCGGCCTTCCTGCTGGCTGCGGCCTATACGCTGCGGCAGAACGAACACATAAGGATCGACATCGTCTACGGCCTGTTCCCGCGCCGCGTGCAGCACTGGATCGACCTTTTCGGGCATGTGTTCTTCCTGATGCCCTTCGTGCTGCTGATGATCTGGTATTTCGTGCCCTACGTTTCGCGGTCGGTGCTTAGCGGCGAGGTGTCGAACAACTCTGGCGGGCTGATCATCTGGCCTGCGAAATCGTTGCTGCTGATCGGTTTCCTGCTGCTGGCGCTGCAGGGCATTTCGGAAATCATCAAGAAGATTGCGGTGATGCGCGGTGTCATTCCCGACCCGACGCCCTTCATCTCGGTTCACGAGGCGGCCGAGCTTGAAGCCAAGGCGCTGGTCGAGGAGATCCGCAAATGA
- a CDS encoding TRAP transporter large permease subunit, with protein MMEFIALNMAPIMFASLVAFLLLGYPVAFALAANGLFFFFIGVELAPLSEGTINLDWPLLTAMPERFWGVMSNETLLAIPFFTFMGIVLERSGMAEDLLDTIGQLFGPIRGGLAYAVIIVGALLAATTGVVAASVIAMGLISLPIMLRYGYDRRVASGVIAASGTLAQIIPPSLVLIVLADQLGRSVGDMYKAALIPGMILTGLYMAYVLVVSIISPKSMPALPMEARTLGHGVTSLGVALLAAIGFSYGAHLWLYESQGANADILGAVVGIVVIYIAAISDRALKTNIMSRLAQQVIIVLIPPLALIFLVLGTIFLGIATPTEGGAMGAVGALLLALMKGRLNYGVVSQALTSTTRLSAFVMFILLGARVFSLTFYGVNGHIWVEHLLTSLPGGETGFLIAVSVLVFLLAFFLDFFELAFIIVPLLAPAAEALGIDLIWFGIILGVNMQTSFMHPPFGFALFYLRSVAPKSAFIDKVTGIRTDPVTTGQIYWGAVPFVVIQIVMVGLVIGFPQMVMHYKGPPIDTSNVTITLPQMPGLGGGLGGGLGGGLGGGLGGGLAPAPAPLPAPVPAPVN; from the coding sequence ATGATGGAATTCATCGCGCTGAACATGGCGCCGATCATGTTCGCAAGCCTCGTGGCCTTCCTGCTGCTGGGCTATCCGGTGGCTTTCGCGCTGGCGGCCAACGGGCTGTTCTTCTTCTTCATCGGGGTCGAACTGGCGCCGCTGTCGGAAGGCACCATCAACCTTGACTGGCCGTTGCTGACCGCAATGCCGGAACGCTTCTGGGGGGTGATGTCGAACGAGACGCTCCTGGCGATTCCCTTCTTCACCTTCATGGGGATCGTGCTGGAACGATCGGGGATGGCCGAGGACCTGCTTGATACAATCGGGCAGCTGTTCGGCCCGATTCGCGGCGGGCTGGCCTATGCGGTGATCATCGTGGGGGCGCTGCTGGCGGCGACAACCGGGGTGGTTGCGGCCTCGGTCATCGCCATGGGCCTGATTTCGCTGCCGATCATGCTGCGCTACGGCTATGACCGGCGGGTGGCCAGCGGCGTCATCGCGGCCAGCGGCACCCTTGCGCAGATCATCCCGCCGAGCCTGGTGCTGATCGTGCTGGCCGACCAGCTTGGCCGGTCGGTGGGCGACATGTACAAGGCGGCGCTGATCCCCGGCATGATCCTGACCGGGCTTTACATGGCCTATGTGCTGGTGGTCTCGATCATCAGCCCGAAGTCGATGCCCGCTTTGCCGATGGAGGCGCGCACGCTCGGGCACGGCGTGACCTCGCTCGGGGTGGCGCTGCTGGCGGCGATCGGCTTCTCCTATGGCGCGCATCTGTGGCTGTATGAATCGCAAGGCGCCAATGCCGACATCCTGGGTGCAGTTGTCGGCATCGTCGTGATCTACATCGCGGCGATTTCCGACCGGGCGCTGAAGACCAACATCATGTCGCGGCTGGCGCAGCAGGTCATCATCGTGCTGATCCCGCCGCTGGCGCTGATCTTCCTCGTGCTGGGCACCATCTTCCTCGGCATCGCGACGCCGACCGAAGGCGGGGCGATGGGGGCGGTGGGCGCGTTGCTGCTGGCCCTGATGAAGGGGCGGCTGAACTACGGCGTGGTCAGCCAGGCGCTGACCTCGACGACGCGGCTGTCGGCCTTCGTCATGTTCATCCTGCTGGGCGCGCGGGTGTTCTCGCTGACCTTCTACGGGGTCAACGGGCATATATGGGTCGAGCACCTGCTGACTTCGCTGCCCGGCGGCGAGACCGGCTTCCTGATCGCGGTGTCGGTGCTGGTGTTCCTGCTGGCCTTCTTCCTCGATTTCTTCGAGCTGGCCTTCATCATCGTGCCGCTGCTGGCCCCCGCGGCCGAGGCGCTGGGGATCGACCTGATCTGGTTCGGGATCATCCTTGGGGTGAACATGCAGACCTCGTTCATGCACCCGCCATTCGGCTTTGCGCTGTTCTACCTGCGCTCGGTCGCGCCGAAGTCAGCCTTTATCGACAAGGTGACCGGCATCCGCACCGACCCGGTGACCACGGGGCAGATCTACTGGGGGGCTGTGCCCTTCGTGGTGATCCAGATCGTGATGGTGGGGCTGGTGATCGGCTTCCCGCAGATGGTCATGCACTACAAGGGACCGCCGATCGACACCAGCAACGTCACCATCACCCTGCCGCAGATGCCGGGCCTCGGGGGTGGGCTTGGTGGCGGGCTGGGCGGCGGGTTGGGTGGTGGATTGGGCGGCGGGCTTGCCCCGGCACCCGCCCCCTTGCCCGCGCCGGTGCCCGCGCCGGTCAACTAG
- a CDS encoding TRAP transporter substrate-binding protein, which produces MDRRSFLTKAGVAGVGAASAATLAAPALAQTAPKVTWRLTSSFPKSLDTIYGGAEALSKFVSEASDGNFTIQVFAAGELVPGLQAADAVTAATVEACHTVGYYYWGKDPAWAVAAAIPFSLSARGINAWHYHGGGIDMYNEFLAQHNIVAFPGGNTGVQMGGWFRKEINTVADLTGLKMRIGGFAGKVMEKLGVVPQQIAGGDIYPALEKGTIDASEWVGPYDDEKLGFFKVAPYYYYPGWWEGGPTVHFMFNKAAYEGLPPAYQALLRTASRAADADMLQKYDYKNPTAIKSLVAQGTQLRPFSPEILEACFNAANEVYAEMEANNPAFAKMWGSIKAFRSEHYTWSQIAEYNYDTFMMVQQNAAKL; this is translated from the coding sequence ATGGATCGTCGTTCATTCCTGACAAAAGCCGGTGTCGCCGGCGTCGGGGCGGCCTCTGCCGCAACCCTGGCCGCTCCGGCCCTTGCCCAGACGGCCCCCAAGGTCACCTGGCGACTGACCTCGTCTTTTCCCAAATCGCTCGACACGATCTATGGCGGTGCGGAAGCCCTCTCGAAATTCGTTTCCGAGGCTTCCGACGGCAATTTCACCATCCAGGTATTCGCCGCGGGCGAACTGGTGCCCGGCCTGCAAGCGGCTGATGCCGTGACCGCCGCCACCGTCGAGGCGTGCCACACGGTCGGCTACTACTACTGGGGCAAGGACCCGGCCTGGGCCGTGGCGGCCGCCATTCCGTTCTCGCTGTCGGCGCGGGGCATCAATGCCTGGCACTACCACGGCGGCGGTATCGACATGTACAACGAGTTCCTGGCGCAGCACAACATCGTCGCCTTCCCGGGCGGCAACACCGGCGTGCAGATGGGTGGCTGGTTCCGCAAGGAAATCAACACCGTGGCCGACCTGACGGGCCTGAAGATGCGGATCGGCGGCTTTGCCGGCAAGGTCATGGAAAAGCTGGGCGTCGTGCCGCAGCAGATCGCCGGCGGCGACATCTATCCGGCGCTGGAAAAGGGCACGATCGACGCCTCCGAATGGGTCGGCCCCTATGACGACGAGAAGCTCGGCTTCTTCAAGGTCGCGCCCTACTACTACTACCCCGGCTGGTGGGAAGGCGGCCCGACCGTCCACTTCATGTTCAACAAGGCCGCCTACGAGGGTCTGCCCCCGGCCTATCAGGCGCTGCTGCGGACCGCGTCGCGCGCCGCCGACGCCGACATGCTGCAGAAATACGACTACAAGAACCCGACCGCCATCAAGTCGCTGGTGGCCCAGGGCACCCAGCTGCGCCCGTTCAGCCCGGAAATCCTTGAAGCCTGCTTCAACGCCGCCAACGAGGTCTATGCCGAGATGGAGGCCAACAACCCGGCTTTCGCCAAGATGTGGGGCTCGATCAAGGCGTTCCGGTCCGAGCACTACACCTGGTCGCAGATCGCGGAATACAACTACGACACCTTCATGATGGTGCAACAGAACGCGGCCAAGCTCTGA